The DNA window CGAGTATATCCACCCCGAGCACGGCCCCGTCACCTTCCACGGCTATACCGACACCGATTTCGCCGCCATCGGATACGGCCTCGCCGACGCCGGGCAGATCAACCAGTTGTGGAACACGCTCAAAGCCCAGAAGAATTTCTGGTGGGGCGGTATGCCGACGCAGGCGGTCACGATGCCGTTTCTGTACCGCGAATGGGAGCTCGGCCGGCCGGTGGATTTCTCGGTGAACGGCCCCATCTACGACATCGCCGCCATCGGCAGGGTCTGGTTCGTCGAACTCAACGCCTGCTTAAAAATGCGCGATTACGACCGCATCCGCGAGTCGGTGAAACTCGTGTGTCAGATGGGCCTCGCCCACGACGGCTATTGGTATGAGCGTTATCATATGGTGCAGAGCAACAAAGTCGTTCCCGCCGGCCCCGAGGGCTATTGCGAATACGCCGCCATCCTCACCCGCATCGTCCTAGGAAACATCGAACTGTTTATTTGAATATTCGTTTCATCATAATCAATCAATTTCAAAAAAATTTTAGATCAATGTTGTTATTTTCCGTTGCCGGTGGTATAATACTTTTCGAACACAAATTTTATAAACTGTGTTTGAAAAGTCGGTGTTAAATCAATGAAAAAAAAAGAAACCGCAAAAAAAATAATTTCAGAAGCAGGCGGTATTGCAAAAACCGCGCAGCTCATCACTGCCGGACTTTCTAAATCCGACGTTGCTTTTCTTTGCCATGGCGGATTTATTCAGCGTATTCGCCACGGTTATTATCAGCTTTCCGAAAAAAACGATGTCCGCGAAGAGCAGCTGCTTGCGGCATTGCTGCCGGAGGGCATCGTCTGCGCGGAATCCGCGCTGTTTCATTACGGTTACAGCGATTTTGCCCCGAGAAAATGGTCGATCGCCGTTCCGCGCTCTATTGCTAAAGTAAAATCGAAAATTGATGCTGTTCCGGTGAAAATCTATTACATTCAAAAAGGGCAATATCAACTCGGAAAAAAAACTTCCGATTTTAACGGCGTGACGCTTGCAATTTATGACCGTGAACGCACGATTTGCGATTGTTTCAAATACCGCACGAAATTGGACAATGAACTCTTCGGCAAAGCGATGAACGCCTACGCTGCCGATGACCAAAAAAATCTCGCGAATTTGTCGAAATACGCAAAGGAAATGAAGCTTTACAAAAAAGTGGCCGAGCTGATGGAGGTGCTGTTGGGATGACCGATACGGCAGCGTCCGTGCTTGCGCGGCTGAAAAAGAAATCTTTTGAAAGCGGAAGAAGCTATCCGTTATGCTTGCAGCTTTTTTGCGAAGAAGAATTTTTGCGCCGTTTGGAAAAATCCGAATATGCCGAAAATTTTGTTTTAAAGGGCGGATTGTTCCTCTATGCTCTTACCGATTTCGACAGCCGCGTCACCACGGATGTCGATTTCCTTCTCAGGCAGATCCCGAATACACCGCAGCGGTTGAAAGCGGTTCTTGAACAGATCATCGCAGCACCTACCGAAAACGATTTCATCACGTTTGAAATTAAAGAGGTGGCGCCTGTTTCAATTCGAAAAAAATATTCGGGAATCAGCGCTTCGATTGTTGCCCGCATCAAAAACACCCGTACGACATTCGGTATTGATTTCGGCATCGGTGATGTTATCGTTCCGGGACTGAAAAAGCGAAAAATCCCGACGCAGCTCAATGATTTCAACGCGCCGACGGTTAATACATACTCAATTGAGACCACGATCGCCGAAAAACTTGATGCGATTTTGAGTTTGATGGAATTTTCGAGCAGAATGAAGGACTACTACGATATTTATTACCTTGCCGGTAAATTCGATTTTGACGGCGGCATCTTGTGTAAAGCACTGCAAAAGACCTTTGAAAACCGAAATCGTTCTTTTTTCGCCGAACAGTTTGCGCAGATCATGACCTGTAATACCGATAACGGCATGCATAAAAAGTGGAAGGCCTTTACCCGTAAGATTGATATAACGACAGATGATTACGACGTTATCCTGAAAACGATAAAAACTTTCCTCGCCGAACCTTTTCAAGCGGCAATCGAGGGCTCGGATTATCAAAAAAGGTGGTCTGCTTGTTCACTCGAATGGAAGTAAACAAAATCAAACCGAACCTGAAACTCAATCAGGCCTTCGACAGAACTCAAATTTCTCACCGTTTTTCCTTGATATAACCGAATCTAAAACCCCTCCGGATTCGTCGTTCGGGAGGGGTTTTCCATCGTTTAAAACCGCAAACGGTGCGCAATCCGTGCGACGGGAACGAGGTCGTCGCTCCCTACAATCCTTTCCCGTCGCTCTCATAAAACCACAAACCGCTGCTGCCCTTTTCCGGCAGGGTGATTTTAAACTCCCCGCCCACCGATGTCCGCGCCGTCCCG is part of the Oscillospiraceae bacterium genome and encodes:
- a CDS encoding abortive phage infection protein, which encodes MKKKETAKKIISEAGGIAKTAQLITAGLSKSDVAFLCHGGFIQRIRHGYYQLSEKNDVREEQLLAALLPEGIVCAESALFHYGYSDFAPRKWSIAVPRSIAKVKSKIDAVPVKIYYIQKGQYQLGKKTSDFNGVTLAIYDRERTICDCFKYRTKLDNELFGKAMNAYAADDQKNLANLSKYAKEMKLYKKVAELMEVLLG
- a CDS encoding nucleotidyl transferase AbiEii/AbiGii toxin family protein; amino-acid sequence: MTDTAASVLARLKKKSFESGRSYPLCLQLFCEEEFLRRLEKSEYAENFVLKGGLFLYALTDFDSRVTTDVDFLLRQIPNTPQRLKAVLEQIIAAPTENDFITFEIKEVAPVSIRKKYSGISASIVARIKNTRTTFGIDFGIGDVIVPGLKKRKIPTQLNDFNAPTVNTYSIETTIAEKLDAILSLMEFSSRMKDYYDIYYLAGKFDFDGGILCKALQKTFENRNRSFFAEQFAQIMTCNTDNGMHKKWKAFTRKIDITTDDYDVILKTIKTFLAEPFQAAIEGSDYQKRWSACSLEWK